The following is a genomic window from Clostridium fungisolvens.
AGAGGCACTGGAAAGAACTATAAGGGTTGTAAAACAGGTTGATGAAGGAAGAGGATGTCTATTACTTGTAGATATGGGGTCTTTAGGGGGATTCGCATCCGCAGTTGAAAAAGTTACTGAAATTAAAACAAAAACTATTGGAAGAGTAGATACACTTCTAGCTTTAGAAGCAGTAAGAAAAGCCTCAATAGAAGGTGCAAGTTTAGAAAATATTGTTGAAGAATTAAACCAATCTAAAATGTATAATGGAACATTTAAGGACGAAGCCTCAAATGCTAATTTTTTAAAGAGCAGGAAAAAGGCATTGGTAACTGTTTGCCTCACTGGACATGGAAATGCATTAAATATCAAAAAGTTTTTACAAAATCATTTAAAAAGAAAGGACTTAGGGGTAGAAATATTTCCTATAGGGTTTATTGACAAACATGATGTGGAAGAGGAAATAAGTAAAATTTCATTAGAATATGAAATTTTAGCTGTTTGTGGAACTATTAATCCTAAGCTAGGAAAAGTACCATTCATATCATATGAAAGTCTAATCAATGGACAAGGTATAACAAGATTAGAGAAGTTGATGGATATATTTATTGAGGTTGATAAAGAGGAAGAAGTTAAAAAAGGGAGATTAGAAGATCTTATAAAAGAAGAGTTAATATATCTTGAAATGGATGCATTATCAAAAGAAGATGTTTTAGATAAAATGTCCCAAGAACTTGAAGATAATGGTTATGTAAATGAGAAATTTGCATTAAGTGTTTACAAAAGAGAAGCAATGGGAAGTGGAATATTTAATAACAAAGTAGCAATACCACATGGATTGCCTGAGAATGTTGTAAAACCCATAATTTCCATAGCTAAACTAAAAAATCCAATACAATGGGATAATGATGTAATGGTAGATTTAGTTTTTATGTTGGCACTTAAAGAAAATAATAGAGAAGAGATTAAAAAATTATTTTCGATGATAAGAGATGAAAACCTTTTAAAAGAGCTGTGTTTAAAGAAATCGAATACAGATATAAAGAAAATGTTTTCATAAGAGCAAAATGTGCCAAAAACTTGGCATGGGGATTGCTATATAATATTGTGACTGGAATTGGAAAGGAGAATTTAAATGGAGATAAGCAATTATATTAAGAAAGAATTAATAAAACTAAATTTACCATGTAAAAGTAGAAATGAATTGTTTCAAATTATGCACCAGGAAGCTTATAAGTATGGATATGTAAAGGAAGATTTCTTGCAAGGGTTATTGTCTAGAGAAGAAGTTTTCCCAACTGGAATAAAATTATCTAATTACAGTGTAGCCATTCCTCATACTGAAGCAGAGTATGTTAATAATCAGTTTATATCAGTAGTTGTTCCAGAAAAACCAATTAGATTTAAACAAATGGATGATGAGACGATGGAGACAGAGGTAAGTTTGATTTTCATGTTGGGATTAAATAAACCACATAGTCAATTGGAAGCATTAAAAGAGTTAATGACATTAATTCAAAAGGAGGATGTGATAAGGGAAATTATATCAGCGAAGAATGAAAATGAAGTAATGGATTTGTTAGATGATATTTGTTGTTAGAAAATTTATAAAATAAAATTTTAGGAGGAAATAAATATGAAAAAACGTATATTAGTGGCTTGCGGTGCAGGTATTGCAACTTCAACGGTGGTTTGTGACAGAGTGGAAAATTTAGTTAAAGACAATGGTATAGATGCAGAAATAACTCAATGTAAGATAGCTGAAGTAGTATCGTTACAAGACCAGGCAGATTTAATAGTTTCAACTACAATCTTACCAACAACTTATAAGATACCAGCTATTAAAGCAACAGCATATATAACTGGAATTGGTACAGAAAAGCTTGATCGACAAATATTGGATCTTTTAAAGTAAAATGCTTTAAATCTGTCTTTTTATATAAAAAGTAAAAAGACAGTTTAAATAAAAATAAAATCTAATTTATG
Proteins encoded in this region:
- a CDS encoding PTS sugar transporter subunit IIB, producing the protein MKKRILVACGAGIATSTVVCDRVENLVKDNGIDAEITQCKIAEVVSLQDQADLIVSTTILPTTYKIPAIKATAYITGIGTEKLDRQILDLLK
- a CDS encoding PTS sugar transporter subunit IIA, whose product is MEISNYIKKELIKLNLPCKSRNELFQIMHQEAYKYGYVKEDFLQGLLSREEVFPTGIKLSNYSVAIPHTEAEYVNNQFISVVVPEKPIRFKQMDDETMETEVSLIFMLGLNKPHSQLEALKELMTLIQKEDVIREIISAKNENEVMDLLDDICC